The segment GTCGGTCATTATGGCCGATAAAGAACTTCTCTGGAACAGGATGATAGAAAAATACAATCTCGCACTTCATTCCTATCAGGAAGTATCATCGTGGGGTTTTGGCGATTTCGTGTTTTCCTGGGACTACGATATGTTTGCAGATGGCTCCAAGGCACGTCGTTTCGGATTTCATGAGTATGTGGAAACCAGAGAGATGTTTCTGTCCATTTTTGACGATTTACGCCAGCGTAAAGTTATTCCATAAGCCAAGAGCTGTTATAAGGATCTATCCTGACTTGTTTCTTATGGTATCCGTCAGGATAGGTTATTTAAATCCTGGCAGCATCAATGGCCTTTAGAATATTCTGTAATCCCTTTTCCAGCTTTTCAGATTTGTCCCAACTATAGCCAATACGCATATAGCGGGCATCCTCTTCGAACCAGTGTCCTCTGCCTATATAAGTAGCATAGGTATTCAGTAAAATATCATGAAAGCGGGTTGTATCTACAGGTATATCTTTTTTAATTCTGGGAAAACAGACACAACCTCCTTTCGGCTCTACCCATTCCAAGACTTGCTGATGTTCCATGAAGCGTTTTAATAGGCCAAAGTTCTTTTGTATGGTGGCCATATTGGGGGCAAATAACTCCTGTTTACGCTTCAGATACTGAAATGCTATTTCTTCATCAATTACCGAATTAGTGATACAAATTTGCTCTTTGGCAGCCAGAAACGTTTCCATCAGCTGTTGGTTTTTTGATAGTATCCAACCGATGCGGATACCTGGCAGACCAAACGACTTAGACATTGATGATATGCTGATTACCCGATCTGATAAGGTAGCTGCTACAGGTAGTTTCTCTACAAAACACATTTCCCGATAGGTTTCATCGTGTAGCAGATAGGTTTGCCTTTCTTCAATAATTTGTATAATGGCTTTTAACTTTTCTTCATTAATCATCACTCCGGTTGGATTATGCGGATAGGTCAGGCTCACCAGTTTGGTTTGTGGAGTAATTAATCTTTCCAGTTCAGCCAGATCCAGATCAAAGTTGTTTTCAAACGTTAGGTTAAGAAAAGATATATTAGCTCCAATGGCTCGTGGTGTTTCTATATTAGTCGCATAGTTTGATTTGGCTACTACCAGATGGTCGCCCTTGTCCAGCAGAGATGTGGCAACAATGAATAGGGCTGTTGCTGCTCCTGAAGTAATCAGCACATCCTCGGTTGTAAAGCCGATATCACTGGCAAGTAACTCTCTCAGTTCTGGTTTTCCTTTGTGATCACCATATAATAATATCAGATTTTCCAATGAGATACCCAGGTCGCTTAACTTCTGATCTGTGAAAGAACTTTCCGATAAATTACAGTCAATATTTTCATAACCAAAGCCTTCCGGGGCTTCTATTTCAATAGGCATTCTTCGGTATTGCATAAGGGAGTAGTACAGAAGTGAGCAATAATTTTTTTCATAAAATAGCATAACTGTTTTATATATCCTGCATTTTTTCTTTACAGAAGTTCTAACAATAAAACAGTGAATTTCCTACAGGCAGATCTGGTTTCAGGTTTTGTAAGAAAATCTGAAAAAGAGCATTTTTTTTAGAAACAAAATACCTACTTTTTCGTGTTAGTCTTCTAAAGGACAGCAAGTTTATGCTATCTGCTATGGACAAATTCGTAAACAAACTATGAAGCGCTGGATTAAAAGACTTTCTATTACATTAATTATAGCATTGGGCATCACATTTGGATTGGATAAACTTGTACAATTCAGAGAATCTAACGAGGACATCTATGAATATTTCAGTACCAAAAATCTGAAACCGAAGATTGGGCATTTCAAAGCAGAAGGACGTGATATTCGCTATATTTCTATTGGGGAAGATACCTCTGCCACTATTCTGTTTATACATGGGGCACCTAGTTCATTAAGTTATTACAAAGACTATCTTTCTGATAGTACCTTATTGCACAGAGCACATATGTATGCTGTGGATCGTCCGGGTTATGGGTATTCAGGTTTTGGCGATCCCTTGACTTCCATAGAGAAGCAAGCCAAAATCATGGCTACTATTCTCGATAGCCTGCGTAGACCCAATCATCCGGTTGTGGTAGTAGGTACTTCCTATGGTACATCTGTTGCCAGTCGGCTAACAATGGACTACCCGAATCTGGTAGATGGATTGGTATTGGTAGGGCCTTCACTGGCACCAGGAGAAGAGAAGATCTATGACATTTCTTATCCTATGGAAATACCTCCGTTGAAATGGATGGTGCCTCGCACACTGGTTTCTGCCAATGCTGAAAAGTTGTCACATTATCAGGAACTAAAGAAAATGTTGCCTTTATGGTCAAACATCAAAATACCAGTAGCTTATATTCAGGGAGCAGACGATGATCTGATTTATACTTCAAATGCAAAATTTGCCCGTAAGAAGTTGATCAATGTGCCTTCACTGGATATTACTCTCATTGCAAACCGGGGCCACCTGATTACGTTTACAGAGAAAGAGTTTATTCAGAAGACCATTGTGAAGATGTTAGATAAGGTACAGCAAAAGCCCTGGGACCTAGCTAAGAACTAAGAGGTATGACTACAAAAACTTTTATTATAGAGAATTGAGATATATTTTTCACCTTTCGTTGTATAAAAATCTGTAAAGGTGAATCGTTCGCTATCTCTAAAGTTTTATCTGGGAATAGTATTTCTTTGTTTTATAAGTTATTTCTGGATCGATCCATGGGTTGTCAATCAGATAGGAGAAAGAACTCTCTTTTCAATATGGGAGAAAATATCTCTGTTAGGCAGTTTTGAAATTTCCTACCTGATTCTAGCTTGTTATTTGGTTATCTTCTTTATTCTTCGTTATTTTTTTACTTTTACAATACCACCTGCTCTTGTTCTAATGATACTATATAGTTATCTGGCGACAGTGGCTAGTATCCAGTTTTTGAAGACCAACTTTCCACGGTATAGACCTGCATTGTTACAGGAAGGATTCTATGGATTTGATCTGCATAGTTCTTTAACTGAAAATACAGACTCATTTCCATCTTTGCATACAGGCATTTTTGTTGCGTTATGCATTCCTCTTGTATTCAAATATAATCGCTTAATGTATATATTTATTCCATTGATACTTCTAGTTGGCCTAAGTCGAATATTACTCAATGTACATTATATGAGTGATGTCGTATTTTCTATAGGATTGTCAACAGGAATAAATGCTGTTCTTTATCATTTTATGAAAAAAGATCTTCAGCTAAGAAAGTTAAGTAGTTGAGGCTTGATAAATCCGGGAAATATTGTCTGGATAGCTGGCGTATGTAAGCGTTTGATACATATCTCGCTAAGAATGGTCCGGTAATCGGTTGTCACGGCGAGATCTACGCGATTATCAAGCTGCTCAGTAGCAAGACCCGGCCATTTTCCATACATAGTTCCTCCTTTTACATTTCCTCCCAGTACCAGCATAGCATTACCATAGCCATGGTCTGTTCCATTGCTTTTATTGGACCTGAGCCTGCGACCAAATTCACTCATAACAGCAATGGTAACCCGTTTGTGATACAGATGAATATCATTATAAAAAGCTGTGAGTGCCTGGGCAAAACCTTCCAGAAGTACAGGAAAGAGCCATGTTTGACCTTCATGCATATCCCATCCACCAAAATCAATCGTTGCAACCTGTAGGCCTACATCCATTTTGATGAGCTGTGCCAATGTTTTAAATGATTGGGTTAGTTCCTGTACCTGCCATTGACTGGGGTAATGTGCTATATTATCCGGAACATAATCAGTGATAGTTCCATTTTTACGGGGAAGTTTACCTTGTATGTATTGAATGGTTTGCAGTGTTTGTTGCGCGGTTCGGGCCAGAGCCGAATCTCCATGATACAGGTTCTTCAGAATGCCTGTAAATCGGGGATCCGAGTTTAAAGTAAAGCCTTTGGGATCATACAGAGAGTTAGCTGTAGTACTTCCTAATAGAGAAACTGGCAATTGAGGTGTAGCACTGATAGCAGGTAGCTTTCCTGTATGAGGAATGGTTTCGAGCAAACGCGTAAGCCAGCCTGTAGAAGGAGCTGCATTTGTATCTGCTACGCCTTTGTCGATCAGATCCATAGCATCAAAGTGACTGCGTGTACCATTGGTAAGGCCACAGGCATGGATAATGGCTAGCTGTTTGCTGTCATAAAGCTCTTTAAATGGTTGCGCTTTGGGGTGCAGATAGAAATCCTGCCCTGAAAGGGTATTAATCAGAGGCAAGCCTTTCTGTGAACCACTCTCTGTAATTCGTAAGGCTATTTCTCTGGAGTCAATATAGTTTTTATCACTAACCGGAGCAATAAGGTGTAGTCCATCCATTCCACCTCTGAGAAAAACGAGGATAAATATTTCCGGATTGTTGTCCGCTGCAGAAAATGTCATACTATGCAATTGACTACCAGCCATTGCCGCTATTGCTGCACTACATCCTGACAAGAATGTACGTCTGTTCATGGGTAAATGTATTAGGGGGTGTAGGACTAGCGAATCTGAAATTCCGGTAGCATTCCTATAAGGCTTATGGTATTCTTTAGCCGGGACTGAATCTCTTCTGTGTTACCTATAGGAGGCTCGTCTATGCTTCCTCCTACAGCCAGAAAGTTAGCAACTACTTCCTGTGTTTTATCAGATATAGTTCGGCCAGTGATTTGTTTCAAATATTGGTCAGCTATTTGTCGGGCAGTAAGGTTCGTTACAGATGGCAGTTGCTGCCAGTTTATTTTACAGGATTTAAACCAGTCCTGAAACATCACTTCCATGATACGCCACCGAGCCAGCATCATCTGACTATTTAGCCAATAGGTGCCTGTATCCGGATGACCATTGGGCGTAGGCCATTCAAACAGATGATAGCCTATCTGGGAGCTAGCCCATAAGAAAGAAGCATCCGGTATAAAGTCTGTTTGTGTAGCACGTAAAAAAGAGGCAACCAGTTCGTTAGGACGTTTGATTTTCCTTCCCCAGCTTTTAGCAAATTCTTCAGAAAGCAGAATCGTTCGGACTACTCTTCGAATCTGATCCGGTTGTTGCTGGTTCTCGTTCCATACCCTAACAGCTTGCTGAATAGTGTCTTTGGTGGGCTGATCCGCAATCAGTCGTTGACAGAGCTTGGTACATATGTGTAAGGCTGTGGCGGGATGAAAAGCTACCAGATCCAGCACTTTTTGACCATCAGCCAGAGGTGGCTGATTGGGTGGAAGTTCGGTTCCTAGAATGCGTTTCTGGTAATGGTCATGCCATCCCTCATAGTACAGAAAGGTTCCTGTATCCGGAAAGTGTTCTCCCTTGCCGTTGTCTGAACCATTGGCAACCGTCCAACCTGTAAAGGCTCTGGCCGCTTCATAGACATCTTCATCTATATATCCTACGGGACTACCTGTAAGAGCACCTGGCACTTCTTTCCAACGATTATATAGGTGATTGTAATAATAAGAAGCTCCTAGTGTATGTAGTTCAAAAAGCTCACGGGCATAGTTTTCATTAGCAGGACTTGCTTTACTACTGACATTGTCCAGATAATATTGCATAGCAGTACTTTTAGCTACATCCTCCAGAAATATCCGAAAGTTTCCCAGACAATTTTTTCGGATAACCTCTCTGTCGTATACTGGAAAAGTAGCTGCGATTCGTTCTTCTTTGGCTGCGTTTACATTGAAATGGTTATGCCAGAAATCTGTGAGGACTTCACGTAGCTGCCATTTGCTGTAAACCGCCCGTAACCAGGTGGCAGCACGAAC is part of the Xanthocytophaga agilis genome and harbors:
- a CDS encoding pyridoxal phosphate-dependent aminotransferase is translated as MQYRRMPIEIEAPEGFGYENIDCNLSESSFTDQKLSDLGISLENLILLYGDHKGKPELRELLASDIGFTTEDVLITSGAATALFIVATSLLDKGDHLVVAKSNYATNIETPRAIGANISFLNLTFENNFDLDLAELERLITPQTKLVSLTYPHNPTGVMINEEKLKAIIQIIEERQTYLLHDETYREMCFVEKLPVAATLSDRVISISSMSKSFGLPGIRIGWILSKNQQLMETFLAAKEQICITNSVIDEEIAFQYLKRKQELFAPNMATIQKNFGLLKRFMEHQQVLEWVEPKGGCVCFPRIKKDIPVDTTRFHDILLNTYATYIGRGHWFEEDARYMRIGYSWDKSEKLEKGLQNILKAIDAARI
- a CDS encoding alpha/beta hydrolase yields the protein MKRWIKRLSITLIIALGITFGLDKLVQFRESNEDIYEYFSTKNLKPKIGHFKAEGRDIRYISIGEDTSATILFIHGAPSSLSYYKDYLSDSTLLHRAHMYAVDRPGYGYSGFGDPLTSIEKQAKIMATILDSLRRPNHPVVVVGTSYGTSVASRLTMDYPNLVDGLVLVGPSLAPGEEKIYDISYPMEIPPLKWMVPRTLVSANAEKLSHYQELKKMLPLWSNIKIPVAYIQGADDDLIYTSNAKFARKKLINVPSLDITLIANRGHLITFTEKEFIQKTIVKMLDKVQQKPWDLAKN
- a CDS encoding phosphatase PAP2 family protein → MNRSLSLKFYLGIVFLCFISYFWIDPWVVNQIGERTLFSIWEKISLLGSFEISYLILACYLVIFFILRYFFTFTIPPALVLMILYSYLATVASIQFLKTNFPRYRPALLQEGFYGFDLHSSLTENTDSFPSLHTGIFVALCIPLVFKYNRLMYIFIPLILLVGLSRILLNVHYMSDVVFSIGLSTGINAVLYHFMKKDLQLRKLSS
- a CDS encoding DUF1501 domain-containing protein, translated to MNRRTFLSGCSAAIAAMAGSQLHSMTFSAADNNPEIFILVFLRGGMDGLHLIAPVSDKNYIDSREIALRITESGSQKGLPLINTLSGQDFYLHPKAQPFKELYDSKQLAIIHACGLTNGTRSHFDAMDLIDKGVADTNAAPSTGWLTRLLETIPHTGKLPAISATPQLPVSLLGSTTANSLYDPKGFTLNSDPRFTGILKNLYHGDSALARTAQQTLQTIQYIQGKLPRKNGTITDYVPDNIAHYPSQWQVQELTQSFKTLAQLIKMDVGLQVATIDFGGWDMHEGQTWLFPVLLEGFAQALTAFYNDIHLYHKRVTIAVMSEFGRRLRSNKSNGTDHGYGNAMLVLGGNVKGGTMYGKWPGLATEQLDNRVDLAVTTDYRTILSEICIKRLHTPAIQTIFPGFIKPQLLNFLS
- a CDS encoding DUF1800 domain-containing protein gives rise to the protein MSDSIYWNESSPSIELIALNRMGYGHTPSELERVRQLGFKNYVEEQLYPNENQDTVVLQKLSFTRLHIGYTHKGNKVAEDRPLQYLQSSIPQLWKLIQSGDKLSYEEKIRPLQEVRAATWLRAVYSKWQLREVLTDFWHNHFNVNAAKEERIAATFPVYDREVIRKNCLGNFRIFLEDVAKSTAMQYYLDNVSSKASPANENYARELFELHTLGASYYYNHLYNRWKEVPGALTGSPVGYIDEDVYEAARAFTGWTVANGSDNGKGEHFPDTGTFLYYEGWHDHYQKRILGTELPPNQPPLADGQKVLDLVAFHPATALHICTKLCQRLIADQPTKDTIQQAVRVWNENQQQPDQIRRVVRTILLSEEFAKSWGRKIKRPNELVASFLRATQTDFIPDASFLWASSQIGYHLFEWPTPNGHPDTGTYWLNSQMMLARWRIMEVMFQDWFKSCKINWQQLPSVTNLTARQIADQYLKQITGRTISDKTQEVVANFLAVGGSIDEPPIGNTEEIQSRLKNTISLIGMLPEFQIR